Proteins from one Solenopsis invicta isolate M01_SB chromosome 11, UNIL_Sinv_3.0, whole genome shotgun sequence genomic window:
- the LOC105200099 gene encoding transcriptional repressor p66-alpha isoform X4, whose product MRVTTVERMEAMDVDGDSVVDLSISSGRRNSPSLSVNSGDIPLDLGIHFSTGSNLENNMPEARNIQNAARGILAPKRSHGDERKPRRNLRPRIERSYAESPDEPRMNGYLNGNASDSDEGDMPPLLPIKELSSDELAERERMLRKYKEELKSEEMKLVLLKKLRQSQQLKENIAAAPKVLSKLPPPVTAQQVPHRAGKAPPPLLKGQPAPSRSSSLHAPPPGMVLPPTAGRNAIPSTGGMPPNMVIPQPPHPRGRPPSVAAATVSSYHAPTDRTERSTKDPTPAPAHQVSKLLAGAQENKTTASLSTPVNSEQERTSREETPAQRQAAAKMALRKQLEKTLLQIPPPKPPPPEMHFVPNPSNTEFIYLVGLEHVVDFITKEPAIPPPPEPFECSQCKTDFTPVWKWEKPMPGGKKDSPRGQHATFQRPSAGRDPRVICEHCVTTNVKKALKAEHTNRLKTAFVKALQQEQEIEQRLAQAACPSPDPPAPKPVPKAATPTRRVATPPAPPPQVPPAPTLTPTPPAPKLQEHPLVKLAESGKFSPHHAAAAAALQQQLLRELAKNPVPGLPPHQPLPAHMMPHFTSILYPYQLAMAAGGKGLVELQRQAADLQRQYLLDMIPSQASQAQGNQAPPRAHPHNWKT is encoded by the exons ATGCG AGTGACCACGGTCGAAAGAATGGAGGCCATGGATGTCGACGGAGATTCAGTGGTGGATCTGAGCATCAG CAGCGGCAGACGCAATTCCCCATCCCTTTCTGTGAATTCTGGCGACATCCCGTTGGATCTGGGCATTCACTTTTCCACCGGTTCCAATTTAGAAAACAACATGCCAGAGGCACGTAATATACAGAATGCTGCCCGCGGTATCCTAGCTCCTAAACGGTCACATGGGGACGAACGTAAGCCACGTCGTAATCTTAGACCTAGGATCGAAAGGAGCTACGCCGAGAGTCCTGATGAGCCTAGAATGAATGGATATCTAAATGGAAATGCATCGGATAGCGATGAAG GTGATATGCCTCCATTGCTGCCAATCAAGGAACTATCGTCCGATGAGCTAGCCGAACGCGAAAGAATGCTCAGAAAGTATAAGGAGGAGCTTAAGTCGGAGGAAATGAAATTAGTACTTTTGAAGAAACTGCGTCAGTCTCAGCAACTTAAAGAGAACATTGCGGCCGCACCCAAGGTTCTCAGCAAATTACCACCGCCAGTAACGGCGCAGCAGGTGCCTCATAG AGCTGGGAAAGCGCCTCCGCCTTTACTTAAGGGTCAGCCTGCACCGAGCAGAAGTAGTAGTTTACATGCTCCACCACCTGGCATGGTATTACCTCCTACCGCTGGTAGAAATGCTATTCCAAGTACAGGCGGGATGCCTCCGAATATGGTGATACCACAGCCACCTCATCCTAGAGGAAGACCACCCAGTGTAGCGGCGGCAACTGTCTCGAGTTATCATGCGCCAACAGACAGAACGGAGAGGTCTACGAAGGATCCGACACCGGCTCCTGCGCATCAAGTAAGTAAG CTGCTTGCTGGAGCGCAAGAAAATAAAACCACCGCATCTTTAAGCACACCTGTGAATTCAGAACAG GAAAGAACATCTCGAGAGGAGACACCCGCTCAACGTCAAGCAGCTGCCAAAATGGCCCTAAGAAAGCAGCTCGAAAAAACGTTATTGCAAATACCACCGCCGAAACCGCCGCCTCCGGAGATGCACTTCGTACCGAATCCCTCCAATACGGAATTCATATATCTGGTTGGTTTGGAACACGTGGTTGATTTTATAACAAAGGAACCGGCGATACCACCACCTCCTGAACCATTCGAGTGCTCGCAATGCAAAACAGATTTCACGCCCGTGTGGAAATGGGAAAAACCTATGCCTGGTGGTAAAAAGGACAGTCCTAGAGGGCAACATGCGACTTTCCAACGACCATCAGCGGGTCGCGATCCTAGAGTCATATGTGAGCACTGTGTAACGACTAACGTAAAGAAAGCGTTGAAAGCAGAGCACACTAATCG ATTAAAAACTGCTTTCGTGAAAGCGCTACAGCAAGAGCAGGAGATAGAGCAAAGGCTAGCGCAAGCAGCATGTCCGAGTCCAGATCCTCCTGCTCCGAAACCAGTTCCTAAGGCAGCTACTCCTACAAGAAGAGTGGCTACACCGCCTGCGCCTCCGCCGCAAGTACCGCCGGCACCTACGTTGACGCCGACGCCTCCCGCGCCGAAGCTGCAAGAGCATCCCTTGGTGAAACTGGCCGAGAGCGGGAAGTTCAGTCCGCATCATGCAGCTGCTGCGGCAGCCTTGCAGCAACAATTGCTCAGAG AATTAGCGAAGAATCCAGTACCGGGTCTACCACCGCATCAACCTCTGCCTGCTCACATGATGCCGCATTTTACCTCGATACTGTATCCTTACCAATTAGCAATGGCTGCCGGTGGCAAAGGCCTCGTAGAGTTACAACGACAGGCGGCGGATCTTCAACGTCAATATCTGCTCGACATGATTCCGTCGCAGGCATCTCAAGCGCAAGGCAATCAAGCACCACCGAGAGCCCATCCACATAACTGGAAAACGTAA
- the LOC105200099 gene encoding transcriptional repressor p66-alpha isoform X5, whose amino-acid sequence MEAMDVDGDSVVDLSISSSGRRNSPSLSVNSGDIPLDLGIHFSTGSNLENNMPEARNIQNAARGILAPKRSHGDERKPRRNLRPRIERSYAESPDEPRMNGYLNGNASDSDEGDMPPLLPIKELSSDELAERERMLRKYKEELKSEEMKLVLLKKLRQSQQLKENIAAAPKVLSKLPPPVTAQQVPHRAGKAPPPLLKGQPAPSRSSSLHAPPPGMVLPPTAGRNAIPSTGGMPPNMVIPQPPHPRGRPPSVAAATVSSYHAPTDRTERSTKDPTPAPAHQVSKLLAGAQENKTTASLSTPVNSEQERTSREETPAQRQAAAKMALRKQLEKTLLQIPPPKPPPPEMHFVPNPSNTEFIYLVGLEHVVDFITKEPAIPPPPEPFECSQCKTDFTPVWKWEKPMPGGKKDSPRGQHATFQRPSAGRDPRVICEHCVTTNVKKALKAEHTNRLKTAFVKALQQEQEIEQRLAQAACPSPDPPAPKPVPKAATPTRRVATPPAPPPQVPPAPTLTPTPPAPKLQEHPLVKLAESGKFSPHHAAAAAALQQQLLRELAKNPVPGLPPHQPLPAHMMPHFTSILYPYQLAMAAGGKGLVELQRQAADLQRQYLLDMIPSQASQAQGNQAPPRAHPHNWKT is encoded by the exons ATGGAGGCCATGGATGTCGACGGAGATTCAGTGGTGGATCTGAGCATCAG CAGCAGCGGCAGACGCAATTCCCCATCCCTTTCTGTGAATTCTGGCGACATCCCGTTGGATCTGGGCATTCACTTTTCCACCGGTTCCAATTTAGAAAACAACATGCCAGAGGCACGTAATATACAGAATGCTGCCCGCGGTATCCTAGCTCCTAAACGGTCACATGGGGACGAACGTAAGCCACGTCGTAATCTTAGACCTAGGATCGAAAGGAGCTACGCCGAGAGTCCTGATGAGCCTAGAATGAATGGATATCTAAATGGAAATGCATCGGATAGCGATGAAG GTGATATGCCTCCATTGCTGCCAATCAAGGAACTATCGTCCGATGAGCTAGCCGAACGCGAAAGAATGCTCAGAAAGTATAAGGAGGAGCTTAAGTCGGAGGAAATGAAATTAGTACTTTTGAAGAAACTGCGTCAGTCTCAGCAACTTAAAGAGAACATTGCGGCCGCACCCAAGGTTCTCAGCAAATTACCACCGCCAGTAACGGCGCAGCAGGTGCCTCATAG AGCTGGGAAAGCGCCTCCGCCTTTACTTAAGGGTCAGCCTGCACCGAGCAGAAGTAGTAGTTTACATGCTCCACCACCTGGCATGGTATTACCTCCTACCGCTGGTAGAAATGCTATTCCAAGTACAGGCGGGATGCCTCCGAATATGGTGATACCACAGCCACCTCATCCTAGAGGAAGACCACCCAGTGTAGCGGCGGCAACTGTCTCGAGTTATCATGCGCCAACAGACAGAACGGAGAGGTCTACGAAGGATCCGACACCGGCTCCTGCGCATCAAGTAAGTAAG CTGCTTGCTGGAGCGCAAGAAAATAAAACCACCGCATCTTTAAGCACACCTGTGAATTCAGAACAG GAAAGAACATCTCGAGAGGAGACACCCGCTCAACGTCAAGCAGCTGCCAAAATGGCCCTAAGAAAGCAGCTCGAAAAAACGTTATTGCAAATACCACCGCCGAAACCGCCGCCTCCGGAGATGCACTTCGTACCGAATCCCTCCAATACGGAATTCATATATCTGGTTGGTTTGGAACACGTGGTTGATTTTATAACAAAGGAACCGGCGATACCACCACCTCCTGAACCATTCGAGTGCTCGCAATGCAAAACAGATTTCACGCCCGTGTGGAAATGGGAAAAACCTATGCCTGGTGGTAAAAAGGACAGTCCTAGAGGGCAACATGCGACTTTCCAACGACCATCAGCGGGTCGCGATCCTAGAGTCATATGTGAGCACTGTGTAACGACTAACGTAAAGAAAGCGTTGAAAGCAGAGCACACTAATCG ATTAAAAACTGCTTTCGTGAAAGCGCTACAGCAAGAGCAGGAGATAGAGCAAAGGCTAGCGCAAGCAGCATGTCCGAGTCCAGATCCTCCTGCTCCGAAACCAGTTCCTAAGGCAGCTACTCCTACAAGAAGAGTGGCTACACCGCCTGCGCCTCCGCCGCAAGTACCGCCGGCACCTACGTTGACGCCGACGCCTCCCGCGCCGAAGCTGCAAGAGCATCCCTTGGTGAAACTGGCCGAGAGCGGGAAGTTCAGTCCGCATCATGCAGCTGCTGCGGCAGCCTTGCAGCAACAATTGCTCAGAG AATTAGCGAAGAATCCAGTACCGGGTCTACCACCGCATCAACCTCTGCCTGCTCACATGATGCCGCATTTTACCTCGATACTGTATCCTTACCAATTAGCAATGGCTGCCGGTGGCAAAGGCCTCGTAGAGTTACAACGACAGGCGGCGGATCTTCAACGTCAATATCTGCTCGACATGATTCCGTCGCAGGCATCTCAAGCGCAAGGCAATCAAGCACCACCGAGAGCCCATCCACATAACTGGAAAACGTAA
- the LOC105200099 gene encoding transcriptional repressor p66-alpha isoform X6 produces MEAMDVDGDSVVDLSISSGRRNSPSLSVNSGDIPLDLGIHFSTGSNLENNMPEARNIQNAARGILAPKRSHGDERKPRRNLRPRIERSYAESPDEPRMNGYLNGNASDSDEGDMPPLLPIKELSSDELAERERMLRKYKEELKSEEMKLVLLKKLRQSQQLKENIAAAPKVLSKLPPPVTAQQVPHRAGKAPPPLLKGQPAPSRSSSLHAPPPGMVLPPTAGRNAIPSTGGMPPNMVIPQPPHPRGRPPSVAAATVSSYHAPTDRTERSTKDPTPAPAHQVSKLLAGAQENKTTASLSTPVNSEQERTSREETPAQRQAAAKMALRKQLEKTLLQIPPPKPPPPEMHFVPNPSNTEFIYLVGLEHVVDFITKEPAIPPPPEPFECSQCKTDFTPVWKWEKPMPGGKKDSPRGQHATFQRPSAGRDPRVICEHCVTTNVKKALKAEHTNRLKTAFVKALQQEQEIEQRLAQAACPSPDPPAPKPVPKAATPTRRVATPPAPPPQVPPAPTLTPTPPAPKLQEHPLVKLAESGKFSPHHAAAAAALQQQLLRELAKNPVPGLPPHQPLPAHMMPHFTSILYPYQLAMAAGGKGLVELQRQAADLQRQYLLDMIPSQASQAQGNQAPPRAHPHNWKT; encoded by the exons ATGGAGGCCATGGATGTCGACGGAGATTCAGTGGTGGATCTGAGCATCAG CAGCGGCAGACGCAATTCCCCATCCCTTTCTGTGAATTCTGGCGACATCCCGTTGGATCTGGGCATTCACTTTTCCACCGGTTCCAATTTAGAAAACAACATGCCAGAGGCACGTAATATACAGAATGCTGCCCGCGGTATCCTAGCTCCTAAACGGTCACATGGGGACGAACGTAAGCCACGTCGTAATCTTAGACCTAGGATCGAAAGGAGCTACGCCGAGAGTCCTGATGAGCCTAGAATGAATGGATATCTAAATGGAAATGCATCGGATAGCGATGAAG GTGATATGCCTCCATTGCTGCCAATCAAGGAACTATCGTCCGATGAGCTAGCCGAACGCGAAAGAATGCTCAGAAAGTATAAGGAGGAGCTTAAGTCGGAGGAAATGAAATTAGTACTTTTGAAGAAACTGCGTCAGTCTCAGCAACTTAAAGAGAACATTGCGGCCGCACCCAAGGTTCTCAGCAAATTACCACCGCCAGTAACGGCGCAGCAGGTGCCTCATAG AGCTGGGAAAGCGCCTCCGCCTTTACTTAAGGGTCAGCCTGCACCGAGCAGAAGTAGTAGTTTACATGCTCCACCACCTGGCATGGTATTACCTCCTACCGCTGGTAGAAATGCTATTCCAAGTACAGGCGGGATGCCTCCGAATATGGTGATACCACAGCCACCTCATCCTAGAGGAAGACCACCCAGTGTAGCGGCGGCAACTGTCTCGAGTTATCATGCGCCAACAGACAGAACGGAGAGGTCTACGAAGGATCCGACACCGGCTCCTGCGCATCAAGTAAGTAAG CTGCTTGCTGGAGCGCAAGAAAATAAAACCACCGCATCTTTAAGCACACCTGTGAATTCAGAACAG GAAAGAACATCTCGAGAGGAGACACCCGCTCAACGTCAAGCAGCTGCCAAAATGGCCCTAAGAAAGCAGCTCGAAAAAACGTTATTGCAAATACCACCGCCGAAACCGCCGCCTCCGGAGATGCACTTCGTACCGAATCCCTCCAATACGGAATTCATATATCTGGTTGGTTTGGAACACGTGGTTGATTTTATAACAAAGGAACCGGCGATACCACCACCTCCTGAACCATTCGAGTGCTCGCAATGCAAAACAGATTTCACGCCCGTGTGGAAATGGGAAAAACCTATGCCTGGTGGTAAAAAGGACAGTCCTAGAGGGCAACATGCGACTTTCCAACGACCATCAGCGGGTCGCGATCCTAGAGTCATATGTGAGCACTGTGTAACGACTAACGTAAAGAAAGCGTTGAAAGCAGAGCACACTAATCG ATTAAAAACTGCTTTCGTGAAAGCGCTACAGCAAGAGCAGGAGATAGAGCAAAGGCTAGCGCAAGCAGCATGTCCGAGTCCAGATCCTCCTGCTCCGAAACCAGTTCCTAAGGCAGCTACTCCTACAAGAAGAGTGGCTACACCGCCTGCGCCTCCGCCGCAAGTACCGCCGGCACCTACGTTGACGCCGACGCCTCCCGCGCCGAAGCTGCAAGAGCATCCCTTGGTGAAACTGGCCGAGAGCGGGAAGTTCAGTCCGCATCATGCAGCTGCTGCGGCAGCCTTGCAGCAACAATTGCTCAGAG AATTAGCGAAGAATCCAGTACCGGGTCTACCACCGCATCAACCTCTGCCTGCTCACATGATGCCGCATTTTACCTCGATACTGTATCCTTACCAATTAGCAATGGCTGCCGGTGGCAAAGGCCTCGTAGAGTTACAACGACAGGCGGCGGATCTTCAACGTCAATATCTGCTCGACATGATTCCGTCGCAGGCATCTCAAGCGCAAGGCAATCAAGCACCACCGAGAGCCCATCCACATAACTGGAAAACGTAA